From the Vicinamibacteria bacterium genome, the window AACTCGTCATGAGCCGCATCGCGCTTTGGGGCCCCATCGTACCCATCGGCCTCGCTGCAGCGGCGCTGTCATCCGCCATCGGCTCCTATCTCGTGGCGCCACGAACGCTACAGGCGATCGCGAGCGACAAGGTCTTCCCCTGGCCTCGCGTCAACGCCTGGCTTTCGCGGGCGAAGGACGGCTCGAAAGAGCCGGTGAATGCCGCGCTCGTAACCGCCGCCATCGCCGTGACCTTCACCATCGCCGGCGACATCGACTTCGTGGCGCAGATCATCTCGATGTTCTTCATGATCACCTACGGCTCGATCTGCTCCATCTCTTTTCTCGAGCATTTCGCCGCCGATCCGGCCTACCGCCCCGGCTTCCGCTCGCGCTGGTACGTCTCGCTCTTTGGAGCCCTGATGTGCCTCTGGCTCATGTTTCAGATGAGCCAGTTCTACGCCCTGGTCGCGATCGCCGTCATGTTCGTTCTTTACGCGACGATCAGCCACTACAACCCCGAAAAACGCGGACTCTCGAACATCGTCGAGGGCGCGATCTTTCAGGTGAGCCGGAAGCTCCAGGTATTTCTCCAGAAGTCCCGAAGACAGGAGCAGAACGGCTTCCGCCCCTCGGTCGTTTGCATCTCGAAGGACTCTTTCGAACGTCATGCCGCCTTCGACTTGCTGCGCTGGATCGCCCACCGCTACGGCTTTGGCACCTTCATCCATCACATCGAAGGTTACCTGTCTCGCTCCACCGATGCAGAAGCCCGCGCGGCGAAATCGCGCCTCGTACAGCTCGCCCACTACAGCGACTCCAACGTCTACGTGGATACCATCGTGAGTCCCTCCTACCGCACCGCCATCTGCCAGCTCATCCAGCTCCCCGGGGTCTCGGGCCAGGAAAACAACCTCGTCCTCTTCGAGTTCGCGAAGCGCAAAGCCGAGGGGCTGGACGCCATCATCGACAACTATCAGCTCGTCACCTCCACTGGCTTCGACGTTTGCATCCTCGCGAGCTCCGACCGCGGATTCGGCTACCGCAGAGAGGTCTCGATCGTCCTGTCACCGGGAGACTTCGAGAACGCGAATCTGATGATCCTTCTCGCCTACATTCTCGTGGGACACCCCGACTGGAGGGGGGCGGTCATAAAAATGTTCTCCGTCATCCCCGAGCGACATCTCGAAGAGGAACAGGCGCGGCTCTATCGTCTCATCCGCACCGGGCGCCTCCCGATATCGGCCCACAACGTGCGGGTGATCCCCCAGGAAAAGGGCATCGACCGCCGCACGATCATCACCGAGCGTTGCCGCGACACCGATCTCATCATCGTGGGCTTCGATGGCAAGCTACTGAAAAAGCAGCGTGACACGATGTTCCAGGGCTATGACGACGTCGGAAACGTGCTCTTCGTAAACACCACGAAGGAGATCGAGCTCGTCGGTGATGATGTGCCCGAGCAGGAGGCGGCCGCGCCACAAACTCCGTCCGAGACGAAACCGCAATTAGCCCCGAGCTAGCGACGATTGAGGATTGAGGTAACGCCTGCGCTTTCCTGCGGTAGGGTGTCGACGGATCTGGACTCTCGCGAGTATAGGATGAGTGAGGGGTGCCTCGAGCTGGGGCACCGGGAACACAACAGGAGACGATTCCATGAAGACAAGAAGGCAGGTCATGATGACCGGGATGGCAACCACCGCTCTGGCGGTCGGCGTTGGATCCCTGCACTCGTTGGGTCTCACCGCTGAGGCTCAGCAGGGGCATATGTCCGATCCTCAGGCTCATTTCGACAAGATCGCGGAACGGCTGGCGTTGACGGCGTCTCAGCGCGAGAGCCTTGCCCAGCCTTTCCATCAGGCGTTTGCCGCGATGGAGGAGCTTCATCGGCTCCACGACGTGATCGCAGCCGAGTTGAGCGAGGAACAGAAGGGCCAGCTCAGGGAAATGATCCATGCGATGCTGAGTCATTCGCCGTCCGAGGGACACGATCACGCTCGCGACCCACACGGTCATCGCTGAAACAGGTCGGGTTCCGGAGAGACCGGCTTCGGCTCCCGGAACGGGTCGATGAGCGATGGAAGGGATTGGAGCGACGAGGAATTGGCCCGATCGGCCAAACGTGGCGACATCGATGCCTTCGACACCCTCGTTCGCCGCTATTTGCGTCCCGCCATGACTCTCGCCTGGCAGTACACCCGTGGTATGGAAGATGCCGAAGACGTCGTCCAGGAAGCTTTCCATCGCGTCGTCCGTGCCCTGCCCCGATACGACGACCGACGACCATTCGGCGCGTGGTTCTACGCCATCGTTCGCAACGCGGCCCGGAGCGCCATCGGCAAGGATGGGCGTCGCGCCGTTCTCGCTCCCTTCAGCTCGTTTTTGGACGAGCCGGCGGCTCCTATGGGCTCCGATCCGTTGGTGGTCAAGGATATCGAGTGGGCCATCGAAGCCCTCGCTCCGATGCAGCAGGCCTGCGTCCGCTTGTGCGACATCGAAGGGTTCACCAGTGTCGAGGTCTCCCGCATGCTCGGCCTGGGTGAGGGGACGGTTCGCACGCATCTACAGCGCGCCCGCAAGCAGCTACGGTCGGCCGTCGCCGGCCAGAGGAGGTGAGCGTCGATAGTGCCCACAATGCCCATAAGAAACGTTCCGAAGTCGCCGCTCCCCAAGGACACGGCCTACTGGGAAGAGCTGGCGCGGCGCATCCGAGAGGACGCCTCGGGTCCGCTGGCGGCGTACGCGAGCCGTGCCCGCTGGTACGGCGTACTGGCAGGGCCCGCGCCGTGGCTGATTGCGGCCTCCGCGGCGGCGATCCTTTTTCTCTGGCTTGCCCTACCGGCGGCGGATTCCTCGGCAACTCTCCGCCGGATGGAACGCTCGCTGTCACCCGACGAAGCCGCCGGCGCTCTGGTGGGAGGGCCCGAGCCACCCACCGTGGACGCTCTCCTGGTGCAGTTTTCCCCTCCCGAAGGGGCGGAGCCAAGGTGATGGGTCCGCGCGTTCGTGCCGCGATCGTATTGGTGTTCGTGTTCGCGCTCGGCGCCTTCATCGGTGTCGTGTACGAACGGCATCGCTCGTCCCCTTCGTCCCCTTCGTTGGCAGCGATGTCGGCGAGGGAAGCGCACGAAGCCGCGATGGCGGATTTGCGAGAGTCCCTGAAGCTCGACGACCAGCAGGTCGCCCAGATCCACGCCATCTTCGTCAAACACCAGGACGTGGTGCAGCGCTCTTGGGAGCGGCTCCGCCCCGAGGTTCAGAGCGCCATGCAGCAGGTACATCTCGAGATCGCCGAGATGCTGCGCCCCGACCAGCGCGAGCGCTTCCACGAATGGTTGATGCGTCGACGCGAGCAGGACGAGCACGGGAGCCGGCAGATTCTTCACGAAAGGTAGGTCTCCTTCCATGGACAACCTCAAGGCGGCGGTGCGGTCGCTTCTCTCGACCCCGGGGCCCACCACCGTGGTGATCGCGACTCTGGCGATCGCCATCGGTGCCAACACGGCAATCTTCAGTGTCGTGAGCGGAGTACTTCTGCGTCCGCTCGGTTATGGTGACGACAGCGGGATCGTGGTTCTGTGGGCGACCCACGCATCCGACGAGCTCGATCTCTTTCGCCTGTCGCCGGCCGACTACCGCGACGTGCGCGACGGCGCCGACGCCTTCGACGGACGGGTCGCCCTGTACCGGTTCATCGGCTCCACTTTGACTGCTCGGGAACGACCGATTCGCGTGGGGAGTCTGGCGGTGACGCCTCGGCTCTTCCGTATCCTGGCCACGAAAGCGGCGGTGGGCCAGTTCTTCACCGACGAGGACGAGAGGCCCGGGAGCGGCAAGAAGGTCGTCCTCACGCATGCGTCCTGGACGCGGCGCTTCGGCGCCGATCCGTCGATCGTAGGCTCGACCGTCGAGCTGGACAGCGAGCCTTATACCGTGCTCGGCGTGACCGAGCGAGGATTTCAGTTCCCACCCGGTAACGGCGAAGTCGAGATGTACTTCCCGATGTCGCTCAGCGACGCGATTTTGCTCGATCGGAATCACCGGATGTTCGACGCGGTCGCCCGCCTTGCCGACGGTGTCACCCTGGAGGCCGCGCGTGCCGAGCTCGAAACTCTGTCCAATCGCCTGGCACGTGAGTTCCCCGACACCAACCGTGGATGGGGCTTGACGGCGAGACCGCTGCACGAAGAGATGTTCGGCGATCTCACGGCGACGCTCTGGGTGCTTTCCGGGGCGGTATTCCTCGTGCTTCTCATCGCCTGCGTCAATACCGCGAATATCCTCGCGGCGCGCTCGATTGCGGTCGATCGAGAGTACGCCGTACGGGCGGCATTGGGTGCGCGGGCGACCGATCTCTTCAAACGTTCTCTGGCCGAAAGCCTGATTCTCGGCGTTCTCGGCACTGCCGGGGGTCTGCTCCTGACGTTCTGGGGTGTGGCGCTGCTGCGCGACGTGATGCCGGCTGAAATCCCGCGTGGCGAAGCCATCGGCGTGGACGGCAGCGTACTGCTATTCGCGCTGGGCTTGTCGATCGGTTCGACGCTGCTGTTCGGGTCGCTGCCCGCGCTCCGCGGCGTCGCCCCCGATGTCCTCGAGCTGCTCAAGCCGGCGGGAGCGTTCGGCATCCCGATCGGGGGGAGACGACGGCTGCGCGAGCTGATGGTGGTCGTCGAGGTGGCGCTCGCCATCGTGCTCGTCGTTGGTGCCGGACTGATGGTGCGCAGCTTCGTGCGACTGAGCGAAGTGGAGCCCGGGTTCCGCCGGCAAGGCGTGGTCTCGGTCGCGGTTCAGCTGCCGCGTTCGCGCTACGACCGCTCCGAAGGAAGGCCGTTCTTCGAATCGCTGGTGGAGCGAGTGCGACGATTGCCCGGAGTGCAATCGGCGGGTGCGGCCTCCGACCTGCCGATGAGCGACGTCGGGTTGGCATTCGAGCTGGAGTTCAGCGTGCTCGGGCTGGACGCGGTCTCGCCCGAGGCCAGGCCAAATGCCGACATACGACTGGTCGTGCCGAGCTACTTCGACGCGATGGACATCTCGATCGTGCAGGGGCGCGCTTTCGATTCGCTCGATGCGACGAGCGATCGCGCCGTCGCCATCGTCAACGAGACCCTCGTCTCGCGGTACTTCCGGGATTCCGACCCCATCGGACGGTCGGTGCGTCTGAACCTGTTTGGCGAGCTCGAGATCGTGGGCGTGGTCTCGGACGTTCGGCACCGGGGGCTCCAATCGAAGTACGAATCCGAGATCTACTTGCCCTACGGTCGGATCGCGACCATGGAGATGCATGTCGTCGTACAATCCAACCTCGACACGGCATCCGTCGCCGGCGCCGTCACCGACGTGCTCCGGGAGATGGATCCCCAGCTGGCACCGTCCCGAATCGTCGCGATCTCGGATCTGCTCTGGGAATCCGTGGCGCAGCCCCGATTCAACACCGCACTTTTGAGCGGCATGGCTTCTTGCGCCGCCGTCCTCGCGCTCATCGGCATCTACGGCATCGTCGCGTACTCCGTATCCACCCGAACCGGCGAGATCGGACTGCGGATCGCTCTCGGCGCCGATTCCACCAAGGCAGTATCGACCATCGTACGACGAGCCCTGGGTGTCGTCGGGGTCGGACTGATCCTGGGCACCCTGGGTGCCCTGGGTGCGATGCAGTTCTTGAGTCGATTTTTGTACGACGTACAAGCGGCGGACCCGCTCACCTACAGCATCGTGCTCGTTTTGGCTGTCTTGGTGAGCGTCCTGGCGGCCTGGATGCCCGCGCGCCGCGCCACGCGCATCGATCCGGTCGTTGCCCTGCGCGGCGAGTAGGGGCTTCTTTCAGTAACCGACCGCGGCGCCGTCCTTTCGTCGGTCGGATCCGCCGAGCAGGACCCCCCGCTCCCAATCGATCTCGATCGCCTGGTAGCCGCCGTAGGCTCCCATGATGGTCGTCGGCCGATGCCCTTTGGCGATGAGTTCTTGGAGCACCTCGACGCCGACCCCGGACTCGATCCCCACACTCCGGCCCGACAGGTGCCGGAAGCGTGCCATCTCGCCCGCCTCCTGCACATTCATGCCGAACTCGATCCGGTTCAACAGCACTTGAGTGTGGCCCTGCGGCTGCATGTCGCCTCCCATGACTCCGTAGCTGAGCCAGGGTCTCCCGTTCTTGAACGCCATCCCCGGCATGTTCGTATGGAGCGGGCGTTTTCCGGGAGCGAGCACGTTGGGGTGGCCCGGCTCGAGCGAGAAGCCGGTGCCCCGGTTGTGAAGCATGATTCCGGTCTCGGGAACGACGAGACCCGAACCGAACGATGAGAAGAGGCTGTAGATGAGGGACACCGCGTTCCGCGCTTCGTCCACGACGGTGAGATACACGGTATCGGTGACCTCGACGGTGCCGGGAGCCACTTCATCGGCGGCATGGTCGCGATCGATGAGGGCGCGCCTCTTGGCCGCGTAGGGCTTCGAGATGAGCTGGTCGAGAGGCATTTTGGCCTTCGTCGGATCGGCCAGATACGCGTCGCGATCGGCGAACGCGAGCTTCTTCGCCTCGATGAGCAGGTGTAGATACTCGGCGGAGTTATGTTCGAGAGAGCCCACGTCGAGGTCCTCGAGCAGGTTC encodes:
- a CDS encoding amino acid permease, translated to MTSISTILGAILFLRFGYAVGNVGFLGTLLIIAVGHMVTIPTAMAISEIATNQRVEGGGEYFIISRSFGIIIGAAIGVALFLARAISVAFYVIAFGAAFEPLFSWLQTRGFALDDLRLVSVPAVVGLTVLIVKKGADLGMKTLYVVVATLFLSLAMFFLGDSGYEVERGFGTLIRTIELPDPLFLVFAITFPAFTGMTAGVGLSGDLENPRKSIPLGTMAATLGGMVVYVLVAYKLALSAPPDVLVSDQLVMSRIALWGPIVPIGLAAAALSSAIGSYLVAPRTLQAIASDKVFPWPRVNAWLSRAKDGSKEPVNAALVTAAIAVTFTIAGDIDFVAQIISMFFMITYGSICSISFLEHFAADPAYRPGFRSRWYVSLFGALMCLWLMFQMSQFYALVAIAVMFVLYATISHYNPEKRGLSNIVEGAIFQVSRKLQVFLQKSRRQEQNGFRPSVVCISKDSFERHAAFDLLRWIAHRYGFGTFIHHIEGYLSRSTDAEARAAKSRLVQLAHYSDSNVYVDTIVSPSYRTAICQLIQLPGVSGQENNLVLFEFAKRKAEGLDAIIDNYQLVTSTGFDVCILASSDRGFGYRREVSIVLSPGDFENANLMILLAYILVGHPDWRGAVIKMFSVIPERHLEEEQARLYRLIRTGRLPISAHNVRVIPQEKGIDRRTIITERCRDTDLIIVGFDGKLLKKQRDTMFQGYDDVGNVLFVNTTKEIELVGDDVPEQEAAAPQTPSETKPQLAPS
- a CDS encoding RNA polymerase sigma factor, which translates into the protein MSDGRDWSDEELARSAKRGDIDAFDTLVRRYLRPAMTLAWQYTRGMEDAEDVVQEAFHRVVRALPRYDDRRPFGAWFYAIVRNAARSAIGKDGRRAVLAPFSSFLDEPAAPMGSDPLVVKDIEWAIEALAPMQQACVRLCDIEGFTSVEVSRMLGLGEGTVRTHLQRARKQLRSAVAGQRR
- a CDS encoding ABC transporter permease, which gives rise to MDNLKAAVRSLLSTPGPTTVVIATLAIAIGANTAIFSVVSGVLLRPLGYGDDSGIVVLWATHASDELDLFRLSPADYRDVRDGADAFDGRVALYRFIGSTLTARERPIRVGSLAVTPRLFRILATKAAVGQFFTDEDERPGSGKKVVLTHASWTRRFGADPSIVGSTVELDSEPYTVLGVTERGFQFPPGNGEVEMYFPMSLSDAILLDRNHRMFDAVARLADGVTLEAARAELETLSNRLAREFPDTNRGWGLTARPLHEEMFGDLTATLWVLSGAVFLVLLIACVNTANILAARSIAVDREYAVRAALGARATDLFKRSLAESLILGVLGTAGGLLLTFWGVALLRDVMPAEIPRGEAIGVDGSVLLFALGLSIGSTLLFGSLPALRGVAPDVLELLKPAGAFGIPIGGRRRLRELMVVVEVALAIVLVVGAGLMVRSFVRLSEVEPGFRRQGVVSVAVQLPRSRYDRSEGRPFFESLVERVRRLPGVQSAGAASDLPMSDVGLAFELEFSVLGLDAVSPEARPNADIRLVVPSYFDAMDISIVQGRAFDSLDATSDRAVAIVNETLVSRYFRDSDPIGRSVRLNLFGELEIVGVVSDVRHRGLQSKYESEIYLPYGRIATMEMHVVVQSNLDTASVAGAVTDVLREMDPQLAPSRIVAISDLLWESVAQPRFNTALLSGMASCAAVLALIGIYGIVAYSVSTRTGEIGLRIALGADSTKAVSTIVRRALGVVGVGLILGTLGALGAMQFLSRFLYDVQAADPLTYSIVLVLAVLVSVLAAWMPARRATRIDPVVALRGE